One Skermanella sp. TT6 genomic window, GGGAGAGGTCATGCTCGCCGTGCCGCACGAGATGGATGGTCAGGATGCCCGGTGTCACGTTGCCGTCAGGCTTCGCCGTCGATGAAGCGCAGGGTGCGGGCGCGGGCCTCTGCGTCGGTGAACTGCTGCGGCGGCGTCTTCATGAAGTAGCTGCTCGGGCCGATCAGCGCGCCGCCGATGCCGCGGTCCAGCGCCAGCTTGGCGCAGCGCACGGCGTCGATGACCACGCCGGCAGAGTTGGGCGAGTCCCAGACTTCCAGCTTCAGCTCGCAATTCAGCGGGACATTGCCGAAGGTCGTGCCCTCCATCCGGATGTAGCACCATTTGCGGTCGGCCAGCCACGGCACGTAGTCGCTCGGGCCGACATGGGCATTCTCGTTGGACAGGGGCACGTCGAGCTGGCTGGTCACCGCGTTGGTCTTGGAGATCTTCTTGGACTCCAGCCGCTCGCGCTCCAGCATGTTCTCGAAATCGGCGTTGCCGCCGAAATTGAGCTGATAGGTGCGGTCCAGGCGGACGCCGCGCTCGCGGAACAGGTTGGTCAGCACGCGATGCACGATGGTGGCGCCGACCTGGGACTTGATATCGTCGCCGATGATCGGCAGCCGCTTTTCCTCGAACCGGCGGCGCCAGGAGTCGCGCGACGCGATGAAGGACGGGATGCAGTTGACCAGCGCGCACCCGGCTTCCAGGGCCCGCTCGGCATAGAACTCCGTCGCCTGTTCCGAACCGACCGGCAGGTACGATACCAGGATTTCTGCGCCGCTCCGGCGCAGCACCTCGGCGACATCGGCGACCGGGCGTTCCGATTCCGTAACGACCTGACCCAGGTATTTGCCGAGTCCGTCCAGGGTCGGCCCACGTTCCACGGTCACGCCGGACCTGGGCACCTCGGCGAAGCGGACGGTATTGTTCGGGTGGGCATGGATCGCTTCTGCCAGGTCGCGCCCGACCTTGGCGTCGGACACGTCGAAGGCGGCCACCACCTCGACGTCGCGGATATGGTAGCCGCCGAGCGTCACATGCATCAGGCCGGGCACCTGATCGTCATCGGCGGCGTTCTTGTAATATTCCAGGCCCTGCACAAGCGATGACGCACAATTGCCGACGCCGACGATCGCGAGGCGAACCTTTTTTCCGTTCACGAGCATGCTCCGTTCTGATGATCCGCACCAGGCGGAATGGGAGCAACCGCCTGTACCGTCCCTGGTTCCGAAATGGCTTCCGCCACGGCCTTGGATGCCTTCGGCACCGCAAAACCCGGTTCCGACGGCGAGGAGCGAAACACGCCACGTTCCATCTTGTTCCGGCTATCTTGATCCGGGCCACCCCGTGCCGGCATCCGACGGTAGATCGACCAGCGAAGGACGGCATCGTCCGAAGGAAGGTGCAGAATGCCCACGGAAAATACTTCGATGCCATATCGTTCTATGAACAAAAGGCGACTTAAATTTACTATCGGGAGCCGTCACATTGTCTCCGGATGCCAGAGACATAGATGTCGGGAAGCGAAGAGAACTTGTCCACGAATTCTCCGCACCATCCACCGCTGGCAGCGTCTTTCGTCATAGGCCAGGGTTATTCACGACGAGGGATTTTTCATGTCGGCTGACAGGATAGAATGTGTCGTGATCGGGAGCGGAACCTTGGGTGCCGCCGTCGCGAGGCGTCTTGCTCTGGACGGGCGGGAAGTGATGTTGATCGCCCGGCGCGACCGCCAGCAGGATGACGGGGGACTTGCCATGGCCGCCGGCGGGTGGCCGGAGCCGGTCGAGGCCTCGGTGGTGGACCGGCCCCGGACCCTGCGGGCCGGCTTCTCCGCCCAGGGGGCGCAGGCGTTGGCGTCCTATTGTGCCCGCCAGGAGATCCCGTTCCGGCGAACGGGACAGCTCCTGATCGCCCGCGACGACGCCGAGATGGCCGTGCTCGAAGACATCAAGCAGCGCGACCCCTCGGTCGATTTGCTGTCCGTGGCCGATGTGGCCGCCCACGAGCGGGGGCTGCGATGCGTCGGCGGCTTGTTCGCTCCCGACGCGGGCATCGTCGATGGCGACGCGCTTCGCCTTGCCCTGCGGATCGAGGCGGAGAACGCCGGCGCCTTCGTCACCGAGGATTGCAGGCTGGTCGCGGCCTACCCCATGCGACGCGGGTTCGAGGTGGATCTCGGCGGGATGCCGGGCGAGCTGGAGACGGTTCGCTGCGATAGCCTGATCAACGCGACGGAGGATTACGAGGCGGTCCAGATCGCCGCCCGGGTCGACGGCATGCGGAACCATGCGCCGCCCGAGCTGTCCGGACCGGGATCGAAACGGTACAAGCTGGAAGGGACGGCACCGTTCGACCGCCTCGTGGTGCCGGGCTGCCGCGGACCCAAGTCGGCTGCCCTCTTCTTTTCCGGCTTCCAAGGCGAAAGCTGGATGGACGTCCTGTCCGAGTCGAGGGACGTGGCTGGCCGCGGCGACGAGCCGGGCACGGATGGACCCCGGTCGCCCGATTTCCGGATCCAGGGACAGGCGGAACACGGCATCCCGGGGCTGATCAACCTGTTCGGCATCGATGCCCGGTCGGAGACCCGGGCGGCCCTGGCGCTTGCCGATGCCGTGCTGGATGCGCTGTCCGGACGCGCGGACTGGTCGGGCATGCTGCCGGTTCCGCCGTCCAGCCTTGCGGTGGCGTAAGGCGGACGCAGCTCAGAAATCGACCGTGTTGGCCGGGACGACGCGCAGGTTCAGGCGCTTTGTCCGGACGTTCCCGCCCGGGATCTCGTTGAACGCCTGGGTGACGCCCTGAAGGGTCGCCTGCGGGATCGGCCTCAGGTCCTCGATCTTCATCGCATCGGGCAGGGACAGGCCGACCTCTCGGGCCGAGGCGAAGCACGCGACCGCCTCGCTGTCGCCGACGCTGTCCAGGCGGATGTTGAAAGGCTTTTCGTAGCCGGGCGGGATCTCGACCTGCTGGTTCGCCGTCACCAAGGCGTCGGGCTGGAAGCGGTTCGGGAAGACCCGCGCCACGGTTCCGTCGCTGTCCTGATAATAGCAATAGAGGAACGCGTCCGCGGTCGCCTGCACCTTCACCACCAGGGCCTCGCCCTGTTTGAACTGGGGCACCGGGCCGCGGTCGGTGTTGAGGAACAGGTCCAGGCGGCGCTCGCCGTTCGCATCGGTCGGGACCAGCGGAATGCCGGGGCCGCCCGCATTGGCTATGGCGCCGGTGCGTCCGGGCGCGCGGGCGGTCACGCCGGGCTTGCCCAACATCGAATAGTACAGGTCGAAATCGATCCTGCCCGTGGCGATCAGGTCGTTGTCGGTCTGATAGCGAGCCGCCGCCTCCTTGGTGTCTATGTCATAGATGCCGGTGATCGGACCCTCGTAATAGCCGCCGCTGGACAGGATCTGCTGGGCGAAGCGGACCTGCTCGTCGGGCGGGGTGGTGTCGAACCATTCGCGGGCCTGCGCCCGGAAGGTCGGGTTGGTCTGGTCCAGGCCCAGGCACTGCCAGTAGGGCACCCGCGTCAGCTTGCCCAGCGTCTCGACCACGCTCAGGTCGACCAGCGTCCGGACCGCCTGGTGGAATCCCTCCGACTTGTTGAAGGCCACGTTGAAGGCGAACCCGGCCTTGTCGATCCGGCCGCCGGCATCGCCGCTGATGCCCGACCGCACCACCGCGATCGAGTTGCTGGCCGACATGCCCGGCAGGATCTGGCGGGTCACCACCTCGCCGACATTGAGATCGACCGAAACGACCGAGACGATCCGGTCGCGCGACGCTCCCAGGTCCAGGAAGGGCAGGGACACGGAACCGCCCTGCAGCTCGCTCAGCACGTTCTCGTCCAGCTGGGTGATGGCGCCCCGGATGTAATAGCTGGGCACCACGAAGTTGGGCTGCACGCCGATCAGGGCGGACAGGGCCGTGACGTCGCTGCTCGGGTTGGGTTCGAAGTCCACGAAGCGGAACGCGTTGCTGCGCGCCGACATGCGGGAGATCGCGGTGATCAGCATCTCCTTGGTTCCGGCAGCGACCTTGCCGGTGGCATCGGGAATGCCCGAGGTCATGATATAGATGTCGCTCTTGCCGTGCTGCCACAGCAGGGTGTCCATGCATTGCAGGCTGCTGGTGAAGCTGCTGATCGTCTTCGTGGTCGGCGTCTTCGGCTCCACCACGACGGGGGCTATCGCCGGGTCCGACATGCATCCCGCGAGCATCAGGCACCCGCCCGCCAGCCACCCGGCGCGCCTGGCCCAGCCACGGCGGGCCGGTCCGCGACGGCGAAGGCGGATCTTGGGCATGGTGGGACTCCTTTCCTGATCGCTACGGCTTGGGAACTTGAAGGGGTATCAGTCTCTATCTGAAAGACTGGAGGGGGCAATCGCTATTTCGTTTAGCTTTCCACCGTCTAGGGAGAAGTGGACAGTCCCGGATCGGCGTGACCATAATGCTTCTCAAATCATGGAAAAACACAATCCTTGGTATGTCCTGGTCCATGACAGGGCTTAGCCTGAGAGGCATCGCCGATGGCCATGATGGGACTGGAGGAAAAGCTTGCCGTCCTGGCGGAGCATTCCTTGCTGAAGCATGTCGATCCCGGCGATCTGTCGCAACTGGCCGCCTATGCCACCGTGGCGCAGCACCGGCCCCGGACCATCATCTTCCGCCAGGGCGACCCCGGCTCCAGCATGATGGCCGTGCTGTCGGGCCGGGTGCGGATCTGCAGCTACTCGGCCGAGGGCAAGGAGGTCACGCTGAACATCGTCCGGAAGGGCGAGTATTTCGGCGAGATCGCCCTGTTGGACGGCAAGCCGCGGACGGCCGAGGCGGTCGCGATCGAGGACACCAGCCTGCTGGTGCTGGAGCGTCGGCATTTCCTGCCCTGGCTGGAAAGCCATCCCACCGTCTGCCTGCGCATGTTCAACGTATTGTGCGACCGGCTGCGGAGGACCAGCACCCAGCTGGAGGACACCCTGTTCCTGGAAGTGCCGATCCGGCTCGCCCGCTGCCTCGTCCGCTTGGCGACAGCCTTCGGTGTGGAGGAGCGCGGCGGGGG contains:
- a CDS encoding inositol-3-phosphate synthase → MNGKKVRLAIVGVGNCASSLVQGLEYYKNAADDDQVPGLMHVTLGGYHIRDVEVVAAFDVSDAKVGRDLAEAIHAHPNNTVRFAEVPRSGVTVERGPTLDGLGKYLGQVVTESERPVADVAEVLRRSGAEILVSYLPVGSEQATEFYAERALEAGCALVNCIPSFIASRDSWRRRFEEKRLPIIGDDIKSQVGATIVHRVLTNLFRERGVRLDRTYQLNFGGNADFENMLERERLESKKISKTNAVTSQLDVPLSNENAHVGPSDYVPWLADRKWCYIRMEGTTFGNVPLNCELKLEVWDSPNSAGVVIDAVRCAKLALDRGIGGALIGPSSYFMKTPPQQFTDAEARARTLRFIDGEA
- a CDS encoding FAD-dependent oxidoreductase; translation: MGAAVARRLALDGREVMLIARRDRQQDDGGLAMAAGGWPEPVEASVVDRPRTLRAGFSAQGAQALASYCARQEIPFRRTGQLLIARDDAEMAVLEDIKQRDPSVDLLSVADVAAHERGLRCVGGLFAPDAGIVDGDALRLALRIEAENAGAFVTEDCRLVAAYPMRRGFEVDLGGMPGELETVRCDSLINATEDYEAVQIAARVDGMRNHAPPELSGPGSKRYKLEGTAPFDRLVVPGCRGPKSAALFFSGFQGESWMDVLSESRDVAGRGDEPGTDGPRSPDFRIQGQAEHGIPGLINLFGIDARSETRAALALADAVLDALSGRADWSGMLPVPPSSLAVA
- a CDS encoding DUF4384 domain-containing protein; this translates as MPKIRLRRRGPARRGWARRAGWLAGGCLMLAGCMSDPAIAPVVVEPKTPTTKTISSFTSSLQCMDTLLWQHGKSDIYIMTSGIPDATGKVAAGTKEMLITAISRMSARSNAFRFVDFEPNPSSDVTALSALIGVQPNFVVPSYYIRGAITQLDENVLSELQGGSVSLPFLDLGASRDRIVSVVSVDLNVGEVVTRQILPGMSASNSIAVVRSGISGDAGGRIDKAGFAFNVAFNKSEGFHQAVRTLVDLSVVETLGKLTRVPYWQCLGLDQTNPTFRAQAREWFDTTPPDEQVRFAQQILSSGGYYEGPITGIYDIDTKEAAARYQTDNDLIATGRIDFDLYYSMLGKPGVTARAPGRTGAIANAGGPGIPLVPTDANGERRLDLFLNTDRGPVPQFKQGEALVVKVQATADAFLYCYYQDSDGTVARVFPNRFQPDALVTANQQVEIPPGYEKPFNIRLDSVGDSEAVACFASAREVGLSLPDAMKIEDLRPIPQATLQGVTQAFNEIPGGNVRTKRLNLRVVPANTVDF
- a CDS encoding Crp/Fnr family transcriptional regulator, with translation MAMMGLEEKLAVLAEHSLLKHVDPGDLSQLAAYATVAQHRPRTIIFRQGDPGSSMMAVLSGRVRICSYSAEGKEVTLNIVRKGEYFGEIALLDGKPRTAEAVAIEDTSLLVLERRHFLPWLESHPTVCLRMFNVLCDRLRRTSTQLEDTLFLEVPIRLARCLVRLATAFGVEERGGGTRIDVKLSQQQLGTLVGITRESTNKHLNEWQRDGLITVSAGSVTIRDLDGLRELADFYDEDEAEA